The following proteins are encoded in a genomic region of Hydra vulgaris chromosome 05, alternate assembly HydraT2T_AEP:
- the LOC136080658 gene encoding uncharacterized protein LOC136080658: METSMKKHSEYEKRIICVLSSLEKSTQDLSNAVLQLNKPRDLSSLTHHIPKLTKSLTSNSNQYSDLLNDSVELENTCDFNVTQSFHSSFQKWKAPSTSYGSSGATSHTLNSSDMSDQLNHSFSITNSNAFNDSLVSKSNLTETPVCISIPIWKEPNYPDGSSRKQLVPGHKIYIDHVKFSKCNKSHGTNRFVNDLLVSLVGSTDYLRSVCFSGKQSNAHSDKVAKPKICQDLVDGVVACSCQILGVSSKDVRTAIKIKLNIASKVKKR, encoded by the exons ATGGAGACATCAATGAAAAAGCATTCTGAATATGAAAAAA gGATTATTTGTGTGTTAAGTTCATTAGAGAAATCAACCCAGGACTTATCCAATGCAGTTTTGCAGTTAAACAAGCCCCGTGATCTATCTTCTTTAACACATCATATACCAAAATTGACAAAAAGTCTTACTTCTAACTCAAATCAATATTCAGATTTATTAAATGATTCTGTTGAATTAGAAAATACATGTGACTTCAATGTAACTCAAAGTTTTCATTCATCTTTTCAGAAGTGGAAGGCACCCAGCACTTCATATGGGTCTAGTGGAGCAACCTCCCACACTCTCAACTCTTCTGATATGTCTGATCAACTTAATCATTCATTTAGCATAACAAATAGTAATGCGTTTAATGACAGTCTTGTTTCTAAATCAAATCTTACTGAAACTCCTGTTTGTATATCCATTCCAATCTGGAAAGAACCTAACTACCCAGACGGATCTAGTAGA AAACAATTAGTGCCAGGTCACAAAATATACATTGACCATGTAAAATTCAGCAAATGTAACAAATCGCATGGTACAAATAGATTTGTAAACGATCTTTTGGTGTCATTGGTGGGAAGCACAGACTATCTGAGAAGTGTCTGTTTTTCTGGCAAGCAAAGTAATGCTCACTCTGACAAAGTAGCAAAACCCAAAATTTGTCAAGACCTCGTTGATGGTGTTGTTG ctTGTTCCTGTCAGATACTGGGAGTGTCGTCAAAGGATGTGCGAacagcaatcaaaataaaattaaatattgcgtCGAAAGTTAAGAAGCGTTAA